A stretch of DNA from Flavobacteriaceae bacterium MAR_2009_75:
GTTCAGGCCATCGGTATCGCCAATCACCTTCCGATGACCGATACTGGCATTCTAATTCTACCGGGAACCCATAGTAAACACATCAATTTCAAAAATGGACGCTTTGAGAATTTCAAAACTTTTATGACAGGCGAACTTTTTGAAGTTATCAGCCAACATAGTATTCTGGCCGCTACTACTACATATGCAGTTTGGGACGATTCTTATGAAAATGTTTTTTTGAATGGCGTTAAAAAGGGCTTGTCAAACGGACTAATGGAACACCTATTCGCTATAAGGGCGAATAGCCTGCTGAATGGTGTTTCATCTATAGAGAATTCTTTTTTTCTATCAGGTTTGTTGATCGGCAGTGAACTATCGGGGCTCGTAGATAAAAATGAAAAAGTATTTCTTGGTGCTACGGGAATCTATAGTAAGCTTTATAGACTCGCTCTAACCTATTTTTTATCGCAAGACGACCTGATATGCTTTAATAGCAACGATATGGAAAATGCCCTTTACACCGGGCAACTAAAAGTACTGAAAACGTATGTCTCATAGCTCCTTTTCTTGGCCCCGCTTCAATCAGAACCCCATCGTAGGCATATTACGCGGCCTGTCTACCGAAGAAGTTTTACAGCTTGTACCCATTTACCTAAAGAGTGGTTTTTACACCTTGGAAATCACCATGAATTCTCCTAATGTTGTCAAAACCATTTCGATTTTACGCGAAAGATATACTGACCTTAATGTAGGCGCAGGTACCGTATGTACTCAAGATGATCTTGAAATAGCACTTTCTGCTGGCGCCCAATTCATCGTTACGCCCATTATTGATAGTGAAGTTATCAAACGATGCGTGAAAAGTAATATTCCGATATTTCCCGGGGCGTATACCCCAACTGAAATTTATACGGCCTGGAAGTTGGGTGCCTCGGCTATTAAAGTTTTTCCAGCCACGCAATTAGGTCCGAAATATGTCAAAGACGTCTTGGCCCCTTTGAACGATATCAAACTTCTGCCTACGGGCGGGGTTTCTGCCGATAATATCAGTGCCTTTTTTAAGGCTGGTGCCATAGGTGTGGGTATGGGCAGCTCGCTCTTCGATAAAAACCTCATCAAAAACCAAGATTTTGAGGGCTTGGAGAAGCATTTTCTAAATGTGGCCAGTTTGATTCTATAGGTCGTTACTGCTTTGGCCAAAATTGTTCAAAAAAATAGAAATTCCTAATTGATCTCAAAGAGTTCGATAATAGTTAAATTCGCACTCAACTTACCAAGATGAAAGAAGAAGTCGTTAGAACCAAAGACGTTTTTAAAAGCTGTTTTTTTGTCGGCTGCTTTGGTATCATCATTTTTATTCTGGCCGCCCTAGGGTATCTTTTTCTATGGCCTTATGATTAGCTTGCTCGACCCAGCCCCATAAAATTTCAAAACCCATTGTCTTAAGGTACCTTCGAATTTTTAAGGTCATTTAAATTATGTATTGCGTCATCTTGATGGTCGGTTGATTTCTACCTTTATCTTTCAATAATTTTATCAAAATAGTGTCTTATGATTACAGAAAACAAACATCGAGATAACGAGAGAAAGCATGAAGGCTTGGAAAATGATGTTCAGCAGAACCGAGGCATGAATTCTGAGCATAACGATAGAGAACCTAACGAAAATAGTAATGAGGATAAACCTAGCCCCGTTGACAATGGAGGAGCTCGGTCTACCGATTTTGATTCAAGACTAGAAAAACAATGGTTAGCGGTGCGGGATGAATATCTTGCAAATTATCCCGATTTAAAAGATGTAGATACCGATTATGAAGAAGGAAGTTTTCATACCGTTATAGCCCGACTGGCAGAAAACAAAAAGCGTAGTCCAGAAGAGATTCAAAATGAAATTTTAGAATGGTCTTCAGTTAATTCAGCGCAGCAATAAATCTCCTTTTAGATAAAATATTATCAAATCTTAAATCCGGATTCTTATCGATTCGGATTTTTTGGTTTGTTAAAAATCCTATTTCTATCGTAAGGTTGAACCGGCTATTATAAATCATATCTTTTTATAATTCAGACTCTTACAAGTGCTAAACAAATAATACTACATGCGTTCACAATTTTTTATTTATATCTTTCTTATTTGCTACACTGGTGTACTTGCACAAAAATCACAGGCGCCAAACTCCCCTTCTGAAAAGGAAGCTTCCCACTCATTTTATATCACTTCAAACGTGGGTAACGTACCGTTTGAAGAAGCTCAAAAAATTTTAGAGCAAATCAATACCGATTCAAAAAATGATACCGACGCAACTTTACTCTTGTTGGGCAATGTTATAAATGAAGAGGGATTTCCGTCAAAGAACAAAAAGCAAGACAAAGAAAAAGAGTATTTGAGGCCCTTGATGAAAACCTGGGACCATTTTAACGGGAACGTAATTCTAACACCCGGTAAAAATGAATGGTTGACCGACGCCCCCCAAAGTATTGATGACCTAGAATCATTTTTACAAGATAACAGTACTGCTAAATTTTGGCCCAATGACGGGTGCCCCCTAGAGCGGGAGACGATAAATGACGATGTGGTGCTCGTAATGGTAGATTCGCAATGGTTTTTAGAAGATTGGGACGACCACCCGTACATTAACGAGAAGTGTGAACTTAAGACCAGAGATCAGTTTTGGGCTGAGTTTAAAGATGACTTAAAAGATAGTCAGGGCAAAACGGTTATCGTTGCCGTCTATCAACCAGTAATGAGTAACAGTACGATTTCCGTTATAGATAAAATGGGCGGTTTTAGACCCGAATCATATCAAAATGAACAAAATCGAGCTTTACGTGGGCGCCTAGAGACTATTGCCAGTCAGTTCGAAGATGTCATATTCGTGTCGGGAAAAGACCGTAATCTACAGTATTTAGAAGATGATGGCATTCCGCAGATTATAAGTGGGGCGGTTGGCAAAACCGAAAAAGCAAGAGCGCCAAAAGAAGAACATTTCGAAAGTGATAAGCAGGGGTATGCAAAATTGACCGTTTTTAAAGATGGCAGTTCAGAGGTTGACTTTTTTGAAATAGGTGACGATACTTCCAAATCGGTTTTCACCCAGAAAATTCAACGTGAGCGACTCTCTATAGATGATATTTCGTATCCAAAAAAAACAGAAGGCTCTACTGCTAAGGCATCCATATATACGAAAGAAGAAACCGATAAGAGTGGTTTTTACAAATGGATCTGGGGAAATCACTACAGAAATCTTTACAGTAAAGAAATTGAAGCTCCGGTTTTACAAATAGACGAACTGCCCGATAATGTAAGGCCTATTTCCGAAGGCGGCGGAACGCAATCACGGTCAGTTCGATTAATCGATGATAATGAGCACGAATATACATTGCGTGCGTTACGCAAAAGCGCCGTTCGATTTCTGCAGACCAATGCCATCGACAACCATTATGTCGAAGACTATCTCAAAAATACGGTCGCAGAGCGATACTTGCTCGATTTTTATACCACGGCGCACCCTTATGCCCAATTTTCAATGAACGAGCTTTCTGAATCGCTCGGTGTGCTACACGCAAACCCGAATATATATTATGTACCCAAACAAAAGGGGTTGGGCATTTATAACGAAGACTATGGCGATGCACTTTTTATGTTGGAAGAACATGTGGGAGATGAAAATAAAAGTTTTGAAACCTTCGGAAACCCCGATGATATTTTAAGTACGAAGGATCTACGCTTAGAGCTGAGGGAGTCGAAAGAATCTTATGTAGATGAAGCAAGTTTTATACGGGCCCGGCTATTCGATATGCTGGTCGGCAATTGGGACCGCCATCAAGACCAATGGCGTTGGGCACAGTTCGAAACCGAAGATGGCCGGAAAAGATATGAGGCCATACCACGTGATTGGGATCAGGCTTTTCCTAAATACGACGGACCTATAATCGCCATGTTGAAGCTTTCTTTTCCAATACTACGAAAAATGGAAAGCTTTGATGCCGATGTCAAGAATGCCAAATGGTTCAACTATTCCGGTTATCCCCTAGACAAAACGTTTATAAAAACTGCAAATTGGGAAGATTGGAAGGCGCAGGTAGATTTTATTCAAGAGAACCTGACGGATGAAGAAATCAACGCAGCATTTGAATCCCTCCCGAAAGAAGCGCAAGATAGCAGCATAGAAACCATAAAAAAGAACTTGCAGTTAAGACGTGATGGATTAGAAAAAATAGCAAAATCGTACTATGACTACCTTAAAAAATTTGAGGTTGTTATCGGAACGGAAGATGATGATGATTTTTTGATTACCAGAAAACCGAACGGCGTGACCAGCATTAGCATTTCAAAAGATGCTATGGTGTTCAATAACTCATACGATGCCAAACAAACCAAAGAGATTTGGGTGTATGGGCTTGACGGTAAAGATTCGTTTACCGTCACCGGAGAAGGTAATAACCCTATAGATATTAAAATTATGGGGGGTAAGAAAAACGACACCTACGATTTTAAGACCACCAAAAAGGTGAAGCTCTACGATTATAAGAGCAAGAAAAACACTATTGTGAATCCGAAATCAAAAAAATGGCTTACAGATTCATATGATGTTAACAATCACGATTATCAAAAGAGAAAATATCATGAGAATATTGTGTTCCCAAGCCTAGGGTATGATGGTGATACCGGGTTCAGGTTCGGACTCAAAAATCGCTTTACCACTTACGGGTTGGTTAATAATCCCTTTGAAACACAGCATACCATCGGTGCCGAATACTTTTTCGCCACTAACGGATTCGCGATTGATTATAATGCTGAATTCGGCCATATATTTTATAATTGGAACTTAGGTCTCGATTTAAGATATGCCAGCCCCAATTTTACAATGAATTATTTTGGTGAGGGCAATGATTCACAGTATGATAATGATCTAGACCGTGATTACAACCGAGTTCGTATCAGGCAATGGAAATTCTCCCCTTATTTAGTACATAAAAATAGAGGCAGCAGCTACCATTTAAGAACAACTATAGAGTCTTTTGATGTGTCTAATGACAGCAACCGTTTTGTGGGGCAGTCATTTGCTGCCGATGATGATGTTTATGAGCAACAATTATATGCTACGGCCGAAGCAGGCTATAACTATAAGAACCAAAACGACCCAGCTTTTCCAAATCGGGCGATGGAAGCCGATGTGATTGCGGGCTATAAGTCGAATATTGATGGCTACGGCAATCGTTTCGGGTATGTGAAACCTACGCTGTCATTGGTATATCCGTTACACCCGAGCGGCATAGCCGTAATCGCCACAAAAGTTGCAGGAGAGGTGGTCTTGGGCGATAATTATGAATTCTACCACGGTGCCCTTTTAGGCGGAAACCAAAGTTTACGGGCCTATAGAAACGAGCGATTTAATGGGAAGAGCGCTTTTTACCAAAGTACAGATTTAAGGATCGGTATAACTAGGTTCAGAACCAATTTTATTCCACTTCAGTTAGGGGTAAGTGCAGGTTTTGATTATGGTCGCGTTTGGGCGGAAAATGATAATTCATCGAAATGGCATAATGACTACGGAGGTTCTGTATGGGTATCGGGTTTTAGCGCATTTACCGGAAATCTTGGTTTTTATCATGGGGAAGATGGCAACCGATTAATATTCAGTGTTGGCTTTAATTTCTAGGAGAGTGGGGAGATATGGGACCATATTTTAATATTGCTTCGGCGGGAAAGTTTCTATAAAACTTTTAAAAAACCACCTGTTCTATCATACTCTTAAACCAAAAAATCCGCAATTATCTAAAGTTTAGATGATTACGGATTTCATATGTGGTCCCACCTGGGCTCGAACCAGGGACCACCTGATTATGAGTCAGGTGCTCTAACCAACTGAGCTATAGGACCGGTATTTCAAAAAAATTGCCAAAAACTCTAGTTGAAAATAGAGATATGGCCGAAAATGAGGGCAAATTTAACCATTACGTACAACTACACAAAATAATGTTCTTCATTTGTGCTAAAATAAACGCCACAGGCTATTTTGGTGCCTCTTGGCATAGCTCCACCAAGACTCCGTTGCTACTTTTTGGGTGCACGAAAGTTACCAGTTTATTGTCAGCTCCCCGTTTGGGCTCTTCATTCAGTATGGTAAATCCCTCTTTTTTTAACCTATTGATTTCCATTCGAATATCATCTACCGCGAAGGCAATATGATGAACGCCCTCCCCCTTCCGTTCTAAAAAGCGAGCTATAGGGCTATCTTCACTTGTAGCCTGCAAGAGTTCAATTTTGCTTTCACCGGTTTTAAAAAATGAGGTTTTCACTCCTTCAGAAAGCACTTCTTCCATTTTATAGTGCGACCGACCCAATAGCTTCTCAAAAAGCAAATTGGAAGCTTTCAGGTCTTTCACCGCAATACCGACATGTTCTATTTTGTTCAAATGACACGAGTTTTTGACGCCCAAACGGCTTTATCTTCCTAATTTACATTTAATTCTGCGTATTTTTGCCCTATGGAAACACAACGACAGAAAAAAATTGCAGGCGTGATCCAAGAAGATATCGTTGATATACTTCAGCGTGCTGCTATAGAGGGAGGCTTGCAGGGGACATTAATTTCCGTAACCAAAGTTAATGTGACCACCGACCTCTCGATTGCAAAAGTTTATTTGAGCATTTTTCCGAATAATAAAGCTGCGGAGCTCATGGAAGGCATCAAATCAAATCAACCCTTGATCAAGCACGAATTGGCCCAGCGTACCAGAAACCAGTTGCGCAGGGTTCCTGAACTGCTATTCTTTCTAGACGATTCGCTTGATTACATAGAAAACATAGAAAAGTCTTTGAAAGGCGATGAAAACCCTATTGAAAACCGAGATCTTCTAGATAAAAGAAAAAAACTGTAAGGTTGAACTTTCCGCTTTATATCGCCAAACGCTACGTTCGCTCCAAAAGCAGCCAAAATGCGATAAATATTATTAACCTGATTACCTTTTTAGTCATCGTAATCGGATCGGCAGCCTTGTTTATCGTTCTTTCAGGCTTTGCCGGCCTTAAAAGTTTTAGTCTTCAATTTAGCAATACGTTCGATCCCGATCTAAAAGCACTACCCGCCACTGGCAAATTTTTTGAGTTCAGTGCCGAACAAGAAGAAAAGCTAAAAGAATTAAATGGGGTCGCTTCCTTTACCAAAGAACTAGAAGAAAAAGTCTATCTCAAACATCAAGGCAAAAGTCATATTGCAATCATTAAGGGTATCGATTCGAACTACAATCAGGTTACGGGTATAGATAGTACGGTTTTATATGGCAACTGGCGAATTAATTCAGAACAGGCAGTAGTTGGTATTGGGGTAGCTAACTTACTCGGGTTATCGGTCAATCAAAGCGCCCTGACCGTTCTTGCCCTTAAACCGGGTAAGGGTTCACTTTCTCTAAAAGACTTAAAGACCCAGCCCTATTTTATAAGTGGAGTGTTCGGTGTTGAAGAAAATCTTGACAAAAAATATGTATTTGCCGATTTGGCATCGGTGCAAAACCTTTTGGAAAAAGAAAAAAGGCAAATTTCCGGATTGGGGTTCAAACTTGAAAACTCCGAAGAGGTTTCCCCTATTAAAGAGAAAATCGCCGCTGTTCTTGGGAGTACCGTGATACTGCGCGACCGACAAGAACTGAACAGTACCCTTCACCGTATGTTGAACACTGAAAATTTGGCGACCTACCTTATTTTTACCTTGGTATTGGTTATAGCCCTGTTCAACGTAGTCGGAGCGATAATTATGATGGTGCTAGATAAGCAACAGAACCTAAGAACCCTCTATAATCTAGGAACTACTTTGAAGAAGCTTCGAGCTATCTTTTTCGTTCAAGGGCTTTTGGTAACCGGTATCGGTGGTTTTATAGGTGTCGCCCTAGGCTCGCTGTTGATATGGTCTCAATTGGCGTTTGAATGGCTAAAAATCACTCCTACTTTAGCCTATCCGGTAGAATATCAATTTTTAAATGTACTCGTGGTTCTGGGCACTATAATGGTGTTGGGGGTGGTCGCATCAAAAATTGCAAGTAGCCGCATCAATAAAAAATTGATTGCCCAATAAACGTCTAAACGGAAAACTCATAGTCACCGAATTTCTGCAATACCTCATCAAAAGCTGAAAACACATCGGCCGCATCGTCGCTGGTGACCATTTTCATTCGGTATTCCTTGAAATTCGGTATTCCCTTAAAATAATTGGTATAGTGTCTTCTGGTTTCAAAAACCCCTAGCTTTTCACCCTTCCAGTCAATAGCCATTTGCAAGTGCCTTCTAGCGGCCTCTACACGTTCTACCATATTTGGGGGAGACATATGCTCACCGGTCTTGAAATAGTGCTTCACCTCATTAAAGAACCACGGGTAGCCAATACTTGCCCGACCGATCATAGCGCCGTCCAATCCAAATTCATCACGCATTTTCATTGCCGCCTCTGGAGTATCAACATCGCCATTACCAAAAACCGGAATATGCATTCGTGGGTTATTTTTAACCTGTGCAATAGGTCGCCAATCGGCATTACCTTTATACATCTGTGCCCGCGTTCGCCCATGGATCGCTATTGCCTTACAGCCCACATCTTGAAGACGCTCGGCAACTTCAACAATTTTAATAGAGCTCTCATCCCAACCCAAACGGGTTTTTACGGTTATAGGCAACTTGGTGCGCTCGACCATGGCCTTGGTCAACGAAACCATTAGATCTATATCTTTAAGTATGCCCGCACCGGCACCTTTACTGACCACTTTTTTTACCGGGCAGCCAAAATTAATGTCAATAATATCGGGGTTTGATTTTTCAACGATATCTACCGATTGCAGCATCGAATCTAAGTTTGCCCCAAAAATCTGAATGCCGACCGGCCGTTCTTTTTCATAAATATCGAGCTTCATTACGCTTTTGGCAGCATCTCGAATCAAACCTTCTGAAGAAATAAATTCTGTATACACCACATCGGCACCTTGCTCTTTGCAAAGCGCACGAAAAGGGGGGTCGCTAACATCTTCCATAGGTGCGAGAAGCAACGGAAAATCAGGCAATTGTATGTCTCCGATTTGGGGCATAACTTTTTTCTTTTAAAAGGATGGCAAAATTAATGAATTTCTTCGGATGACCACTAGTCGGTAGCTGAAGTGTGCAATTTTACAGTCGGTTGCGCTCCTCAACCCTCTTTGATTTCTTATTACTCTTGATTTTAGAATTACCGAACTTATAACGGAAACTTGCCGTGAACAATCTATTTTCTAAACGACTAAGCGAGGTACTGTTCTGGTCTTGGTAAATTCGTGTGCTAAATATATTGCCCTGATTGAATATATCATCTACGCCTATTGAAATACTCGCCTTATTGTTCCAAAGCGATTTTCGAAAAAGAATATCGATAGCACTATAACTTTCATACCTAGAGTTTTTAGAAAGAAGAGGCGAAGTATAATAAAAGCTTAGATTGGCGGTCAATGAGCGGTCATCTAAAAAGGTGAAATTGTTGTTCGACCTAACAAACCAGTTAAAGAGTTGGTTCTCGACCATTTGACCGTTGTTTATGTTCGTAAAGGCAATTTTCTCATCAAAAAAGCTTCCAAGAACATAACTGTCCCAAAAACTGGAAATCTCTTTATTGAAAATTACATCAAAACCGTAGCTCGTGTTCTTATCTATGTTCGAGTTGATGAACCGTAACCAATTCAAGTCGTTATTCTGAAAAATCAATTGTCCTAAACCATTCTTTCTATTTTTGTAAAAAAACTCGAGGGTATAGGTGTTTTTCAAGGTGTAACCGGCCGCCAAATAACTATTTGTCGAAGGCATTAGCTCGGGGTTGCCTTCTACGGTTGAAAAATTACTTTGAAATATCTGAAATGGGTTAATTGAGGAATAACGAGGCCTTGTTATTCTTCTATTATAGTAAAAGATGAAATCATGATTTTTGTTCGGTATGTACATAACCGAAAAAGAAGGGAACAACTTGAAATAACCATTGTTCCTATTTTCGTTCCCTTGGCTCCATTCTCCTTGAGTGTCAGTATATTCGCCCCTAAGCCCTCCTTTGATACGCCACTTGTCTAACTTGGTATTAAAAGAGGCATAGCCGGCCAAAATTGATTCATCATATTTGAACGTGCCGGCCTCCGTTGGTGAAACACCCGGGGTCTCTTGGTCAAAGCCCTGCTGTACAACAATACTTTTGGAGGCAATATCTGCATACCGAAGTCCCGATTCAAATTTGGTCGATTTCCCCAAAGGGGTCGAAAAGTCGACTCTTAAACTATATAAATTAATGTATTGTTCCGTATTAACCGTAAAATCGTTTTTCCCTATATAATTACCCTCTAAACCATAGAAATCGGTATCTAAAAGTTGCCCTCTACTTTGGTCGTAAAACGTGTAATGTCCATTTACAGCAATTTCCGCCCCTTTATCATTTAGCTCATGTCCATAATCTACATAATACGAAGTGTTGATTTCTCTTCGTTTCGAGAGATTGGCACTACTGAAACGTGAAAACAGTGTATCACCGTTCAAACTCGTTTGGGTATCGAAAGAAGTGTGAATTTGAGGCTGCCACAAGGTAATAGCGGTCAGGCTTAAACGGCTTTTATCACTGAGGTCGTAATCAAAGAATGCCGATAAATTATGTCGTTTTCTTTTTGTTACCACTTCTTGCTCGGCCACCCATTTAGAAGTAATATCGCCGCCATCTATAAAGTTGGTGATATCAGTATATTTTGTAACCTTTCGAGAATGGCCAAAATTATAATTGACCGATAAACCTATTTTTTCCCCTTTAAAGTAATGGTCGGTACCGATGTTATGTTTTGGTAAAATACCCTGAACATAGCGGTTGTAAATTGCTCCATTGTAACCAGCGACCAAGTTTTTTTTCATTTTGATATTAATGAGAATATCTTCCTCAGCACTATATTTGGCAGGTGGGGAGGTAATCACCTCTATCGTCTCGACCGAACTCGCCGATGCACCAGATAAAAGGTTAATAATATCGCCCTTGGGTAAATGCACTTTTCGACCGTTTATCAATATGCCTACATCGCTGCTACCCTTTACTGATAGTTGGTCGTTTATGATCATAACGCTGGGAGTTCGTTTGAGTACATCCCATATTTCACTATCGGTCAGGGCTGTGTTTTCAACACTAAATACCAATCGGTCTACCTTTCGTTCAAGACTCGGTTTTTTATGGGTCACAATTACTTCTTCTAATTGAGACGCGGTAGATAATTGTAACACCCCCAAACTTAAATCTGCGTTTACTTCAACTAATGTCAAAGCTGATTCATTCTCTAAGTAGCTAGCTTTCAGCAAATAGGAACCTTGTTGAACATTTTCTAGTATAAATGCTCCGTTTTCATCAGTAGATGTGCCGTCGATAAGGGCAGAATCTTTAGCGGCCATCAATAATATATTCGCATAAGCGATGGGTAACAGCTCTTCGTCTTGAACATTTCCGGAAACCGAAAAACTTTGGGAAAAACTAGGTACGGCAAAAATGAGACATAGCAAAATAGGGCAAACAATATTTCTCACGTAGGGTAATAGAATATAGGGTCTATTCAAAACTAAACAATAAAGTAAAGTCTTACAACATCATTGTCATAAGATTACAAAAAGAAGCGCCACAATCTTATATTAATTTCGGTTTTTCATCATGAGAGTGTTCGTTTGGTTCCGCTATAATTTTGAACAATGCAATTCACTAATCGCTTGAGTTTTTCATCAAACAAGCGGCAAGGTTTTGATATTTACCAAAATCGCAGCAAAATAACGTATCTTTGCGCCCTTAAACGCCGTTCATTCGACTATGAAGAATATTAGAAATTTCTGCATCATTGCCCACATTGACCATGGTAAAAGTACTCTGGCCGATCGCCTATTAGATTTTACCGGTTCTGTAACCGATCGTGAAAAAAAGGAGCAATTGTTGGACAGCATGGACTTGGAGCGCGAACGTGGAATAACCATTAAAAGTCATGCGATTCAGATGGATTATGTCTACAAAGGCGAAAATTACGTTTTGAACCTTATCGACACTCCCGGCCACGTTGATTTTTCATATGAAGTTTCGCGCTCGATTGCTGCTTGCGAGGGTGCTCTTCTTGTTGTAGATGCAGCACAGAGTATTCAGGCCCAGACCATATCAAACCTGTATCTGGCCTTAGAAAACGACCTTGAAATTATTCCGGTGTTGAATAAGGTCGATTTACCAAGTGCCAACCCAGAAGAAGTTACCGACGACATCGTTGACCTTTTAGGCTGTAAGGCCGAAGAGGTAATTCCTGCAAGTGCAAAAACGGGTATTGGCATAGAAGATATACTTACAGCCATAATTGAGCGTATTCCTGCACCTGTAGGCAACCCTGACGAGGCGTTGCAAGCATTGGTCTTCGATTCGGTCTACAATCCGTTCAGAGGGGTTGAAACGTATTTTAGGGTCATCAATGGTGAAATCAAAAAAAATCAAAAAATAAAATTCGTTGCAACTGACAAAAGCTACTTTGCCGATGAGGTAGGTACCTTAAAATTGGTGCAACACCCCAAACAAACTATAAAAGCGGGCGATGTTGGTTACCTGATTACGGGTATAAAGGATGCTAGAGAGGTAAAAGTGGGTGATACCATTACCGATTCGGCAAACCCAACTAAAAATGCTATCGGCGGATTCGAAGATGTAAAACCCATGGTTTTCGCCGGAATTTATCCTGTGGATACGGAGGATTTCGAAGAATTGAGGTCTTCAATGGAAAAACTACAGCTCAATGATGCCTCTTTAGTGTTTTCACCGGAAAGTAGTGCTGCATTAGGTTTTGGTTTTAGATGTGGTTTCTTGGGAATGCTTCACATGGAAATCATTCAAGAACGTCTCGAGCGAGAGTTCAATATGACGGTAATCACTACCGTGCCCAACGTAAGTTACCATGCTTACACCAGAAAGAACCCCGAGGAGGCCATTATTGTAAACAACCCTTCCGATTTGCCCGACCCGTCAGGTATCGATCGTGTAGAAGAACCCTATATTAAAGCAACCATAATCACCAAGTCCGATTTTGTAGGTAATGTCATGTCTCTGTGCATAGAGAAGCGTGGTATTATCACCAATCAAACCTATTT
This window harbors:
- a CDS encoding GTP-binding protein LepA, with the protein product MKNIRNFCIIAHIDHGKSTLADRLLDFTGSVTDREKKEQLLDSMDLERERGITIKSHAIQMDYVYKGENYVLNLIDTPGHVDFSYEVSRSIAACEGALLVVDAAQSIQAQTISNLYLALENDLEIIPVLNKVDLPSANPEEVTDDIVDLLGCKAEEVIPASAKTGIGIEDILTAIIERIPAPVGNPDEALQALVFDSVYNPFRGVETYFRVINGEIKKNQKIKFVATDKSYFADEVGTLKLVQHPKQTIKAGDVGYLITGIKDAREVKVGDTITDSANPTKNAIGGFEDVKPMVFAGIYPVDTEDFEELRSSMEKLQLNDASLVFSPESSAALGFGFRCGFLGMLHMEIIQERLEREFNMTVITTVPNVSYHAYTRKNPEEAIIVNNPSDLPDPSGIDRVEEPYIKATIITKSDFVGNVMSLCIEKRGIITNQTYLTTERVELTFDMPLAEIVFDFYDRLKTVSKGYASFDYAPIGMRVSKLVRVDILLNAQPVDALSALIHADNAQHIGKKMCEKLKELIPRQQFDIPIQAAIGAKIISRETIKALRKDVTAKCYGGDISRKRKLLEKQKKGKKRMRQVGNVEIPQQAFMAVLKLND